The genomic window ATTAAAATTAGGATTGGGATTTTCAGAAAGAGATATTGATAAAATACACAAACTTGGATTTAATATTGTATTACGACCAAAAAATTCTTCAAAATTAAACAACAGTCTTCTTTCAAAAAAATTATCAGAAATAGAAACAATTGATAAAGTCTCTTCAATTATATTTGATGAAGAAGAAGTACTTGGATATCCCTCTGAAACAATGCTATTTGAAGCTGCAACGTTTTTACAAAAAAATAATTACCCCTTTGGCATTATTGAATTTGCTTCACAAAAAGGAATTCAAAATATTGCTGATAATATTAGTGAATTAGCTATACGAGTACATAGTATAACCAGTGAGGAAATGGAAAAGATATCTCTTAACACAGCAATTGAAAGATGGGTTCGGGCAGCACAGGAAAGAAACATACGAATATTTTATTTAAACCCTTTTTTGAAAACAAGAGTACCAGATTTAATTCAGTATAATTTAGATTATGTTGAAAAAATAAAAAACAATATTATTGAGAATGGATTTATAGTTGACAAGGCAAGTTTGTTTCCCCCTTATCAGATACCCTGGATTTTTATTTATTTAATTGGCCTGGGAGTTGTATCTGCAGGCATAATGCTATTGATTGAAATTTTTCAAGGTATAAAAAAATATTCAATTTTACTTTTTGTAATACTTTTTGCTTTTTTAATAGTTATGAATATCTTTATTGGAAAGATATTCTTAATGAAAATACTTGCCCTGGCAAGCGCTTTAGTCTTCCCGGCTCTAGCAATAATAAAAAATAAAAAATATTTTACCATTACACTTACAAAAAAAAGCAGTGGTTTGTTGGGAATGTTGAAAAACATCTTTTTCGGAATTAGTTGGATTATGCTGATTTCAGTGACGGGAGGAATGATAATCGGAGCACTGCTGACACATTATAAATTTATTTTAGCTATTCAGTTATTCAGTGGAATTAAAGTTGCCTATATTTTTCCATTAGCCATAGTTGCTTTTTATTTTTGGTGGGTATGCCGAAAAGATAAAAGACTTTTAATAGATGATCTCAAAAATCCAATATTATTTGAACATGCTTTGTTTTTGTTTGTATTCCTGGTTTTTGGAGTAATCTATATTGCAAGATCGGGTAATTTTTCATTTTTACCTGTACTTGGTATTGAAGAAAAAATGAGACTATTACTTGAAAATATTTTGGTTGCCAGACCAAGAAATAAGGAATTCTTAATAGGGTACCCATTAATTTCCCTGGCAATTGCTATGAATTATTTAGATTTACATTATTTAAAAATTCCATTTATTATAATGGGGACAGTAGCACCTGTTACTATTGTGAATACATTTTGTCATGTTCATACCTCTATATTCTTCTCAATATTGAGGACCTTTCATGGTTATTGGTTAGGATTAATAATCAGTTTTTTCCTGGCTTTTCTGTTATTTATTCTCTGCAGAAACTTTATGGAACGATTAAATGTCAAAAGTGGTGAGTAGCATTAAATCTATTATAGTCTCAGGATATTATGGTTTTGGAAATTGCGGAGATGAAGCCATTTTAATGGCAATGCTTCAGGAGTTTTCTAAATTTATATCAAAAGATAAAATTATTATACTTTCAAACGAGCCAGAAAAAACAAAATCTTTATATAAAGTTCATTCCATATATAGACTTGATATTTTTAGAATACTAACAAGATTAAGAAAGGCAGATGTATTTATTAGTGGAGGCGGGGGGTTATTACAGGATGTAAGCGGGAAAGGTTTTAGTGTATTATATTACCTTGCTCTTATTGTGATTGCCAGATTTTTTAATACCAAGACTGTAGTATATGGACAGGGAATTGGCCCAATACAAAAAACTATTAATAAAAATCTTATAAGGCTGGTATTAAAGAATGTAGACTTAATTATAGTAAGGGATGAGAAATCAAAAATATTTTTAGAAAAATTGAGTATTCTAAAAAAGAAAATTGTTGTTAATGCAGACAGCGCTTTTTTAATTAAGAAAAGAGAACTTTCTGAGAACATAAAAAAGAAATATGGATTGGAAGTAAATTCAATTGGGTTCCCTTTCCCTGATAATCCGTTGATAGGTATTGTAATCAGGAATTGCAATGCTATAAAACTGGATTATGATAAAAAAATAATGCAATTTGCAGAGATAGCAGACCATTTAATAGAAAAATATAATTTTGACATAGTCTTTATACCGTTTCAAATCAAAAAAGATATATTATTAATCAAAGACATTGTAAGCAAAATGAAATATTCAAATGCTAAGATAATTGAGGAGGAATTAGCCCCGGATGAAATGTTATCACTTATTTCAAAATTGACAATCTTGTTAGGCATGCGACTTCATTCAATTATTTTTGCTACAATAGTGAATGTACCTTTTATTGCAATTGACTATGATCCCAAAGTAAAAAATTATGTTTACTCGTTAGATCTTCCTGATTTGTTGGTAAAAATAAATCAATTAACTATTAATAATATCGATTATAAGTTAAAATATATAAATATACACAAAAAAACTATTTGCTCTAAGTTAAAAGTAAAAAGTAAACAGTTTGAACAAGAAGCTATTGCAAATGTTCATTTATTACAACAATTTATTAAGGAAAATGTGATAGAAAGGAAATAGAAAATAATTGATTCGAATGTTTCATGTGTTTAAAGTTTTTCCCAATAAAATCCATGCGTTATCGGATATAAATATACACATAAAAAAAGGAGAATTTGTGTTTTTAGTTGGTCCAACGGGTGCAGGGAAAACAACTTTCTTAAAATTAATATATCGTGGTATACTTCCAACGAAAGGGCAAGTGATTGTAGATGGTGTTAATTTAGCGAGATTAAAGAAATCCCTGGTTCCTTATTTACGGAGAGAAATAGGAGTTGTATTCCAGGATTTTAAATTATTATATGATAGAAATGTATTTGAGAATGTTGCTTTTAGCCTTAGAGTTGTTGGTAATAAAAATTCAGTTATTAAACAAAAAGTAAATGAAATTCTTAATATTATTGGACTTTTTCATAAAAGAAATACAAATCCACATTTGCTTTCCGGTGGAGAGCAACAAAAACTGTGTATCGCAAGAGCGGTGGTAACTCACCCTTTAATATTAATAACGGATGAACCTACTGGTAATTTAGATCCCGAGACTTCCTGGGATATAATGCAATTA from Atribacterota bacterium includes these protein-coding regions:
- the ftsE gene encoding cell division ATP-binding protein FtsE, producing MIRMFHVFKVFPNKIHALSDINIHIKKGEFVFLVGPTGAGKTTFLKLIYRGILPTKGQVIVDGVNLARLKKSLVPYLRREIGVVFQDFKLLYDRNVFENVAFSLRVVGNKNSVIKQKVNEILNIIGLFHKRNTNPHLLSGGEQQKLCIARAVVTHPLILITDEPTGNLDPETSWDIMQLLFKINIWGTTVIVASHDKLIVDKAQKRVIRIEGGKVASDTKKGIYSL
- the csaB gene encoding polysaccharide pyruvyl transferase CsaB, whose protein sequence is MSKVVSSIKSIIVSGYYGFGNCGDEAILMAMLQEFSKFISKDKIIILSNEPEKTKSLYKVHSIYRLDIFRILTRLRKADVFISGGGGLLQDVSGKGFSVLYYLALIVIARFFNTKTVVYGQGIGPIQKTINKNLIRLVLKNVDLIIVRDEKSKIFLEKLSILKKKIVVNADSAFLIKKRELSENIKKKYGLEVNSIGFPFPDNPLIGIVIRNCNAIKLDYDKKIMQFAEIADHLIEKYNFDIVFIPFQIKKDILLIKDIVSKMKYSNAKIIEEELAPDEMLSLISKLTILLGMRLHSIIFATIVNVPFIAIDYDPKVKNYVYSLDLPDLLVKINQLTINNIDYKLKYINIHKKTICSKLKVKSKQFEQEAIANVHLLQQFIKENVIERK
- a CDS encoding DUF5693 family protein, which translates into the protein LRGNSIVKINSKKVFIFFILIALIVSVIVGIQRFNLENSFKQVEMVISLNNVRELALKERYDENQLLTQLKSKGITGIAIHEDTLESLIFQGKIAFLNTNNLSKIKFTDNLQFLYSSQPSPGEFMIISNDYSLFQRINETFNQYYDEATILQDVFSEGDYCLIGNADEEEILKLGLGFSERDIDKIHKLGFNIVLRPKNSSKLNNSLLSKKLSEIETIDKVSSIIFDEEEVLGYPSETMLFEAATFLQKNNYPFGIIEFASQKGIQNIADNISELAIRVHSITSEEMEKISLNTAIERWVRAAQERNIRIFYLNPFLKTRVPDLIQYNLDYVEKIKNNIIENGFIVDKASLFPPYQIPWIFIYLIGLGVVSAGIMLLIEIFQGIKKYSILLFVILFAFLIVMNIFIGKIFLMKILALASALVFPALAIIKNKKYFTITLTKKSSGLLGMLKNIFFGISWIMLISVTGGMIIGALLTHYKFILAIQLFSGIKVAYIFPLAIVAFYFWWVCRKDKRLLIDDLKNPILFEHALFLFVFLVFGVIYIARSGNFSFLPVLGIEEKMRLLLENILVARPRNKEFLIGYPLISLAIAMNYLDLHYLKIPFIIMGTVAPVTIVNTFCHVHTSIFFSILRTFHGYWLGLIISFFLAFLLFILCRNFMERLNVKSGE